From the Amycolatopsis thermoflava N1165 genome, one window contains:
- a CDS encoding aspartate/glutamate racemase family protein, with product MRALAVTPIHLPAEEIRRRQARYDRLAPPGLEVELVDVGAAAPASLDTDESVRASERQVAAALARAGDGYDLAFPDCVLDPAVPDTVAADPRPVHGLLKLSATYLAGKGVRFGAVVRNEAIAAEFGKRIAAYGLSAYFAGTRVLDLPFEAIADTGTWNRAVGAAVRELASLGATAVINGCSAVDVEPADLPARIVDPTALALRLLAVEA from the coding sequence ATGCGTGCCCTCGCGGTGACGCCCATCCACCTGCCCGCGGAGGAGATCCGGCGGCGGCAGGCCCGCTACGACCGGCTCGCCCCGCCCGGCCTGGAGGTCGAGCTCGTCGACGTCGGCGCCGCCGCGCCGGCTTCGCTGGACACCGACGAGTCCGTGCGTGCTTCCGAACGCCAGGTGGCCGCCGCCCTCGCGCGGGCGGGGGATGGCTACGACCTGGCCTTCCCGGACTGCGTGCTCGATCCCGCGGTGCCGGACACCGTCGCGGCGGATCCGCGGCCGGTGCACGGGCTGCTCAAGCTGTCCGCGACCTACCTCGCGGGCAAGGGCGTGCGGTTCGGCGCGGTGGTGCGCAACGAGGCCATCGCCGCCGAGTTCGGCAAGCGCATCGCCGCCTACGGGCTGAGTGCCTACTTCGCCGGCACCCGCGTGCTGGACCTGCCGTTCGAGGCGATCGCCGACACCGGCACGTGGAACCGGGCAGTGGGCGCCGCGGTGCGCGAACTGGCGTCGCTGGGCGCGACCGCGGTCATCAACGGCTGTTCGGCGGTGGACGTCGAACCCGCCGACCTGCCTGCCCGGATCGTCGACCCGACGGCGCTTGCGCTGCGGCTGCTGGCGGTGGAGGCGTGA
- a CDS encoding MmgE/PrpD family protein: protein MESTRRLGAWVSELDTPDAVRDRLALVLLDVLGVTAVGAAQPEQRALRAAWRAPDGPAPLLGAGRSVTVDAAAFLNGMALVSLELDEGNKYTKGHPAAHGFPAVLALAADLDSTGAETAAALLAAYEVASRFGRATSLKPGAHPHGSWGVPGAAAGCARLLGLDAEQTAAAIDTAAGMAIAGHFDSATTGNPVRNAWMGASATSGLAAARMAAAGMARNTGTAALSLGTLLGSFDPGELTADLGTRWDIQHGYFKRHASCSFTHPAADAVLALRGEFPAAGITSILVESHVLGAGLTGTDWTNRLSAMFSTPFVVATAALTGRVGPDSALDDPAVRTLAQRVRLVAADDLTARLPAERAARVTVAFDDGTTLTREVPNPVGDADHHPLAEDDLVALLKTWLPRQPGLVDRAVAVSHELPGLARVGDALRGLAGPDEKELN, encoded by the coding sequence GTGGAATCGACTCGACGGCTCGGCGCGTGGGTGTCCGAACTGGACACCCCGGACGCGGTTCGGGACCGGCTCGCGCTGGTCCTGCTGGACGTCCTCGGGGTGACCGCGGTGGGCGCGGCGCAGCCGGAGCAGCGGGCGCTGCGCGCGGCGTGGCGAGCCCCGGACGGACCGGCGCCGTTGCTCGGTGCCGGGCGATCCGTGACCGTGGACGCGGCGGCGTTCCTGAACGGGATGGCCCTGGTGTCGCTGGAGCTCGACGAGGGCAACAAGTACACCAAGGGACATCCCGCCGCGCACGGTTTCCCCGCGGTGCTGGCGCTGGCCGCGGACCTGGACAGCACCGGCGCCGAAACCGCGGCGGCGCTGCTGGCGGCGTACGAAGTCGCGTCCCGGTTCGGTCGCGCGACGTCCTTGAAGCCCGGCGCGCACCCGCACGGCAGCTGGGGTGTCCCCGGCGCGGCGGCGGGCTGCGCGCGGTTGCTGGGGCTCGACGCGGAGCAGACCGCCGCGGCCATCGACACCGCGGCGGGCATGGCGATCGCCGGGCACTTCGACTCGGCAACCACCGGCAACCCGGTGCGCAACGCCTGGATGGGCGCTTCCGCGACCTCCGGGTTGGCGGCCGCGCGGATGGCGGCGGCCGGGATGGCCCGCAACACCGGCACCGCGGCGCTGTCCCTCGGCACGCTGCTCGGTTCGTTCGACCCGGGTGAGCTGACCGCCGACCTGGGGACGCGGTGGGACATCCAGCACGGCTACTTCAAGCGGCACGCGTCCTGCTCGTTCACCCACCCGGCGGCCGACGCGGTCCTCGCGCTGCGCGGCGAGTTCCCGGCGGCCGGCATCACGTCGATCCTCGTCGAGTCACACGTGCTCGGCGCCGGCCTCACCGGCACGGACTGGACGAACCGGTTGTCGGCGATGTTCTCCACCCCGTTCGTGGTCGCCACCGCGGCACTGACCGGGCGGGTCGGCCCGGACAGCGCCCTCGACGACCCGGCGGTGCGAACGCTTGCGCAGCGGGTGCGGCTGGTCGCGGCCGACGACCTGACCGCCCGCCTGCCCGCCGAACGCGCCGCGCGGGTCACGGTCGCCTTCGACGACGGCACCACGCTCACCCGCGAGGTGCCCAACCCGGTCGGCGACGCCGACCACCACCCGCTGGCCGAGGACGACCTGGTCGCCCTGCTGAAGACGTGGCTGCCCCGGCAGCCCGGGCTCGTGGACCGCGCCGTCGCGGTCAGCCACGAGCTGCCCGGCCTGGCCCGCGTCGGGGACGCCCTGCGCGGGCTGGCCGGGCCGGACGAGAAGGAGCTGAACTGA
- a CDS encoding ABC transporter ATP-binding protein: protein MLTLEKVCAGYGRMRILHDVDLHLGEGEIVALVGANGAGKTTTLRSICGQLKALSGSITFNGAPTTGRRPDQLVRDGLVHVPEDRALFGTLTVEENLRMGAWTRTPAQAAKSLAEVYELFPVLAERRTQIAQTFSGGQQQMLAIARALMAAPKLLMLDEPSTGLSPKLTWTMLEAVRRIRDNGVSVLLVEQNAKQALAIADRAYVLESGSTVLSGSGAELAGDSRVRKAYLGL from the coding sequence ATGCTGACGCTTGAGAAGGTGTGCGCCGGGTACGGGCGGATGCGGATCCTGCACGACGTCGACCTGCACCTGGGCGAGGGCGAGATCGTCGCGCTGGTCGGCGCGAACGGCGCGGGCAAGACCACGACGCTGCGCAGCATCTGCGGGCAGCTGAAGGCGTTGTCCGGCAGCATCACGTTCAACGGCGCGCCGACCACGGGTCGCCGTCCGGACCAGCTCGTGCGCGACGGTCTGGTGCATGTGCCGGAGGACCGGGCGCTGTTCGGCACGCTGACCGTCGAGGAGAACCTGCGGATGGGCGCGTGGACGCGCACCCCGGCGCAGGCGGCGAAGTCGCTGGCCGAGGTCTACGAGCTGTTCCCGGTCCTCGCCGAGCGGCGCACGCAGATCGCCCAGACGTTCAGCGGCGGTCAGCAGCAGATGCTGGCGATCGCCCGCGCGCTGATGGCGGCGCCGAAGCTGCTGATGCTGGACGAGCCGTCGACCGGCCTGTCGCCCAAGCTGACCTGGACGATGCTCGAAGCGGTGCGGCGGATCCGGGACAACGGGGTGTCGGTGCTGCTGGTCGAGCAGAACGCCAAGCAGGCGCTGGCGATCGCGGACCGCGCGTACGTGCTGGAGAGCGGGTCGACCGTGCTGTCCGGCAGCGGCGCGGAGCTCGCCGGCGACAGCCGGGTGCGAAAGGCGTACCTGGGACTGTGA
- a CDS encoding ABC transporter ATP-binding protein, with protein sequence MSIVRVDGVGKSFRGLRALSDVDFEVAEGEILGIIGPNGAGKTTLFNVVSGALAPDTGRVAFAGQDVTGRAPDRIARAGMVRTFQLMRPFSSMTVLENVCLAAQHHRFGRRKLREHALEVVERVGLGPWAHRAAPELPTAGLKRLELARALAMRPKVLLLDEVLAGLVPAEREPVLDLLARLREEEGVTLLFIEHIMAAVMRLADRVLVLDQGQVIAVGSPQEVTSDARVIDAYLGEEPTHADA encoded by the coding sequence ATGAGCATCGTCAGGGTCGACGGGGTCGGCAAGTCCTTCCGCGGGCTGCGGGCGCTGTCCGATGTGGACTTCGAGGTGGCCGAGGGGGAGATCCTCGGCATCATCGGGCCGAACGGCGCGGGCAAGACCACCCTGTTCAACGTCGTCTCCGGCGCGCTGGCCCCGGACACCGGGCGGGTCGCGTTCGCCGGGCAGGACGTCACCGGACGGGCGCCGGACCGCATCGCCCGCGCCGGGATGGTGCGCACGTTCCAGCTGATGCGGCCGTTCTCCAGCATGACCGTGCTGGAGAACGTGTGCCTGGCCGCGCAGCACCACCGGTTCGGGCGGCGCAAGCTGCGCGAGCACGCGCTGGAGGTGGTCGAGCGGGTCGGGCTCGGGCCGTGGGCCCACCGGGCCGCACCGGAGCTGCCGACGGCCGGTCTCAAGCGGCTCGAACTGGCCCGCGCGCTCGCGATGCGGCCGAAGGTCCTGCTGCTCGACGAGGTCCTCGCCGGTCTGGTGCCCGCGGAACGCGAACCGGTGCTGGACCTGCTGGCGCGGCTGCGCGAGGAGGAGGGCGTGACCCTGCTGTTCATCGAGCACATCATGGCCGCGGTGATGCGGCTGGCCGACCGCGTGCTCGTGCTGGACCAGGGCCAGGTCATCGCCGTCGGGTCGCCGCAGGAGGTCACCAGCGACGCGCGTGTCATCGACGCCTACCTCGGTGAGGAGCCGACCCATGCTGACGCTTGA
- a CDS encoding branched-chain amino acid ABC transporter permease, translating into MSTITIAGPAGAEKVKAPPLRPQNRQLAILAVLVLIAIPLPLILPPAQGAVAVRILIFLLMAVGWNIMSGFGGMFSFGHAAYFGLGAYTSAYLLVKHNVSPWIGMVAGMAVAAAAAVLIGYFSFRYKLQGAYFALATFAFAEMLRLVVTSSAFANKAVGFTVPLIPDSSLWMLQFEADSPAYFWVALVLAGAAVAISIVFLHSRAGKYVTAIRDDELAAASLGTPVMRHKLMTVALSAAITAVAGAFYTQYYLFVNPELGFGSAVSIQAIVPVVIGGIGTIWGPVVGAIIVGSLTDVTATLLRTPPEFLGFLQGRSGLDVVLYAVLLILIVRLLPKGIVGTIAARWRR; encoded by the coding sequence ATGAGCACCATCACCATCGCCGGTCCCGCCGGCGCGGAGAAGGTCAAGGCCCCGCCGCTGCGCCCGCAGAACCGGCAGCTCGCGATCCTCGCCGTGCTGGTGCTGATCGCGATCCCGCTGCCGCTAATCCTGCCGCCGGCGCAGGGCGCGGTCGCCGTGCGGATCCTGATCTTCCTGCTGATGGCCGTCGGCTGGAACATCATGAGCGGGTTCGGCGGCATGTTCAGCTTCGGGCACGCGGCCTATTTCGGGCTCGGCGCGTACACCAGCGCCTACCTGCTGGTGAAGCACAACGTGTCGCCGTGGATCGGGATGGTCGCCGGGATGGCGGTGGCCGCCGCGGCCGCCGTGCTGATCGGCTACTTCTCCTTCCGCTACAAGCTGCAGGGCGCGTACTTCGCGCTCGCCACGTTCGCCTTCGCCGAGATGCTGCGGCTGGTCGTGACCAGCAGCGCGTTCGCCAACAAGGCGGTCGGGTTCACCGTTCCGCTGATCCCGGACTCGTCGCTGTGGATGCTGCAGTTCGAGGCCGACTCGCCGGCGTACTTCTGGGTCGCGCTGGTGCTGGCCGGTGCGGCGGTCGCGATCAGCATCGTGTTCCTGCACTCCCGCGCCGGGAAGTACGTGACCGCGATCCGGGACGACGAGCTGGCCGCGGCCTCGCTCGGCACGCCCGTGATGCGGCACAAGCTGATGACGGTGGCGTTGTCCGCCGCGATCACCGCGGTCGCCGGCGCCTTCTACACCCAGTACTACCTGTTCGTGAACCCGGAACTGGGCTTCGGCTCGGCGGTGTCGATCCAGGCGATCGTGCCGGTGGTGATCGGCGGCATCGGCACCATCTGGGGCCCGGTGGTCGGCGCGATCATCGTCGGTTCGCTCACCGACGTGACCGCGACTCTGCTGCGCACGCCGCCCGAGTTCCTGGGCTTCCTGCAGGGGCGCAGCGGTCTGGACGTGGTGCTGTACGCGGTGCTGCTGATCCTGATCGTGCGCCTGCTGCCGAAGGGCATCGTCGGAACGATCGCGGCGAGGTGGCGTCGATGA
- a CDS encoding branched-chain amino acid ABC transporter permease: MSETAQRAALAPEVSPPQKKDRGFLGRAGVVGGVLVVAIVVALLQSGSGLVVWQSVVTGLLTGGLYGLIAMGLTLIFGVLDIVNFAHGALLAVAMFISFGMVQATGMHPYLTLVIAIPALFLIGAAVHRGLLSGTGGSSLENQLLITLGLSLLLENGLLMFFGAEPKTIALPGDFQFPLLGAVVAGSRLYAFLGAILLGALLYWLLRRTRLGTAIRAVAAHGPGAELVGINVRRIHTLTFAIGTACAGAAAALAGPLVTVTPTLGEQFNITAFVVVVLGGMGNVVGALVGGLLIGLVEQLTTIYLGGQSSLLGVFVVFILVLFLRPQGLFGRKAA; this comes from the coding sequence ATGAGCGAAACAGCACAGCGGGCGGCGCTCGCCCCCGAAGTCTCCCCACCCCAGAAGAAGGACCGCGGTTTCCTCGGCCGCGCCGGTGTCGTCGGCGGTGTCCTCGTCGTCGCGATCGTCGTCGCGCTGCTGCAGTCGGGCAGCGGGCTGGTGGTCTGGCAGTCGGTCGTTACCGGCCTGCTGACCGGCGGTCTGTACGGCCTGATCGCGATGGGCCTGACGCTGATCTTCGGCGTGCTGGACATCGTCAACTTCGCGCACGGCGCGTTGCTCGCGGTCGCGATGTTCATCTCCTTCGGCATGGTGCAGGCCACCGGCATGCACCCCTACCTGACGCTGGTCATCGCCATCCCGGCGTTGTTCCTGATCGGCGCGGCCGTCCACCGTGGACTGCTGTCCGGCACCGGCGGCAGCTCGCTGGAGAACCAGCTGCTCATCACGCTGGGCCTGTCGCTGCTGCTGGAGAACGGGCTGCTGATGTTCTTCGGCGCCGAGCCCAAGACCATCGCGCTGCCCGGCGACTTCCAGTTCCCGCTGCTGGGCGCGGTCGTCGCGGGTTCGCGGCTCTACGCGTTCCTCGGCGCGATCCTGCTCGGCGCGCTGCTGTACTGGCTGCTGCGCCGCACCCGGCTGGGCACCGCGATCCGCGCGGTCGCCGCGCACGGGCCGGGCGCGGAACTGGTCGGCATCAACGTCCGCCGGATCCACACGCTCACCTTCGCGATCGGCACGGCGTGCGCCGGTGCGGCCGCCGCGCTGGCGGGACCGCTGGTCACCGTGACGCCGACGCTCGGCGAGCAGTTCAACATCACCGCGTTCGTCGTGGTGGTGCTCGGCGGGATGGGCAACGTCGTGGGCGCGCTCGTCGGCGGCCTGCTGATCGGGCTGGTCGAGCAGCTCACCACGATCTACCTCGGCGGGCAGTCCTCGCTGCTGGGGGTGTTCGTGGTGTTCATCCTCGTGCTCTTCCTGCGCCCGCAGGGCCTGTTCGGAAGGAAGGCGGCATGA
- a CDS encoding ABC transporter substrate-binding protein: MSARKLIAALGACALLATGCGGSAPMGAAGAAAGRDEGPVKIGALHPVSGSNAVDGQQMRRGAQMAVDAINAAGGIKSLGGRKVELVTGDTQGKADIGQSEAQRLISAGAVGLVGTYQSAVSTNVAVVAERNRVPFVADVTASDAIYAHGYKYVFRVQPGSKVIATAAAHYLQQVSQQAGKPVKKVAFLHEQSDFGSGAAEAFTQAARQLGIEVGPNISYDAASVSDLTAQVTQVKASGADVLAVAGYYRDSLLAAKAIASVKPDLNAVWGVSNGAFDQPKFVTDAGDLGALYFSTNYHYDATNPQTAALREQYQRTYGDPMRTGAVLSYDAVQVIAQAVEKAASTDPKLVRDAIAAAQVAPLTVGAGPIQFAPNGDNRNAMAVLMQIQDGQVKQVYPPEKAESRPEYQVTWRP; the protein is encoded by the coding sequence ATGTCCGCGCGAAAGCTCATCGCCGCGCTCGGTGCGTGCGCCCTGCTCGCGACCGGTTGCGGGGGCTCGGCTCCGATGGGGGCCGCCGGCGCGGCCGCCGGACGCGACGAGGGCCCGGTGAAGATCGGCGCGCTGCACCCGGTCAGCGGGTCCAATGCGGTGGACGGGCAGCAGATGCGCCGCGGCGCCCAGATGGCGGTGGACGCCATCAACGCGGCAGGCGGCATCAAGTCCCTCGGCGGCCGCAAGGTCGAGCTGGTCACGGGGGACACCCAGGGCAAGGCCGACATCGGCCAGAGCGAGGCGCAGCGGCTGATCTCGGCCGGTGCGGTCGGCCTGGTCGGCACGTACCAGAGCGCGGTCAGCACGAACGTCGCCGTGGTGGCGGAACGCAACCGCGTCCCGTTCGTCGCCGACGTGACCGCGTCCGACGCGATCTACGCCCACGGCTACAAGTACGTGTTCCGCGTGCAGCCGGGCAGCAAGGTCATCGCGACGGCCGCCGCGCATTACCTCCAGCAGGTGTCGCAGCAGGCGGGCAAGCCCGTCAAGAAGGTCGCGTTCTTGCACGAGCAGAGCGATTTCGGCAGCGGCGCGGCGGAGGCCTTCACCCAAGCCGCCCGGCAGCTGGGCATCGAGGTCGGCCCGAACATCAGCTACGACGCGGCGAGCGTCAGCGACCTGACCGCGCAGGTCACGCAGGTCAAGGCGTCCGGCGCGGACGTGCTGGCGGTGGCGGGCTACTACCGCGACAGCCTCCTGGCGGCCAAGGCGATCGCCTCGGTCAAACCGGATCTCAACGCGGTCTGGGGCGTGTCCAACGGCGCCTTCGACCAGCCGAAGTTCGTCACCGACGCCGGTGATCTCGGCGCGCTGTACTTCAGTACCAACTACCACTACGACGCGACCAACCCGCAGACCGCCGCGCTGCGCGAGCAGTACCAGCGCACGTACGGCGATCCGATGCGGACCGGCGCGGTGCTGTCCTACGACGCGGTCCAGGTGATCGCGCAGGCGGTCGAGAAGGCTGCCAGCACCGATCCGAAACTGGTCCGCGATGCCATCGCCGCCGCCCAGGTCGCACCCCTGACCGTGGGCGCGGGCCCGATCCAGTTCGCCCCCAACGGCGACAACCGCAACGCCATGGCGGTCCTGATGCAGATCCAGGACGGCCAGGTCAAGCAGGTCTATCCCCCGGAGAAAGCCGAATCCCGGCCCGAGTACCAGGTGACGTGGCGGCCATGA
- a CDS encoding CaiB/BaiF CoA transferase family protein, which produces MTGALSGIRVLDTATLFAGPLAATLLGDFGAEVIKIEHPKGDPVRSHGAQRDGVGLWWKMLGRGKKAITLYLGAPEGQEVFRKMVADADVVIENFRPGTLERWGLGYDELREINPRLVLARVTGFGQIGPYAKRPGFGTLAEAMSGFAAITGEPDGPPTLPPFGLADGIAALTTAYAIMTALRAREQTGRGQVVDLAIIEPILTLLGPQIIAYDQLGQLQERTGNRSVNNAPRNTYRTRDGSWVAISTSAQTIAERVMRLVGRPELIDEPWFASGAERARHADLLDEAVGSWIAQRDRDEVVKAFEEAEAAVAPIYTAADVMSDPQFAALGTIATVDDDELGPVKMQNVLFRLSETPGRITSAGAPLGAHTEEVLGRYGVDVAALREKGVVK; this is translated from the coding sequence ATGACGGGCGCATTGTCCGGGATCCGGGTACTCGACACGGCCACCCTCTTCGCCGGCCCGCTGGCGGCGACGCTGCTCGGCGACTTCGGCGCCGAAGTGATCAAGATCGAGCACCCGAAGGGCGATCCGGTCCGCAGCCACGGCGCCCAGCGCGACGGTGTCGGCCTGTGGTGGAAGATGCTCGGCCGCGGCAAGAAGGCCATCACCCTGTACCTCGGCGCGCCCGAGGGGCAGGAGGTGTTCCGGAAGATGGTCGCCGACGCCGACGTGGTGATCGAGAACTTCCGGCCGGGCACGCTGGAACGCTGGGGCCTGGGATACGACGAACTGCGCGAGATCAACCCCCGCCTGGTGCTCGCGCGCGTCACCGGGTTCGGCCAGATCGGGCCGTACGCCAAGCGGCCCGGGTTCGGCACGCTGGCCGAGGCGATGAGCGGGTTCGCGGCCATCACCGGCGAGCCGGACGGGCCGCCGACGCTGCCGCCGTTCGGGCTAGCCGACGGGATCGCGGCCCTGACCACCGCGTACGCGATCATGACCGCGCTGCGGGCGCGGGAGCAGACCGGGCGCGGGCAGGTCGTCGACCTGGCGATCATCGAGCCGATCCTGACGCTGCTCGGGCCGCAGATCATCGCCTACGACCAGCTCGGGCAGCTGCAGGAGCGCACCGGGAACCGATCGGTGAACAACGCGCCGCGCAACACCTACCGCACGCGCGACGGCAGCTGGGTGGCGATCTCCACCAGCGCGCAGACGATCGCGGAACGGGTCATGCGGCTGGTCGGGCGTCCCGAGCTGATCGACGAGCCGTGGTTCGCCTCGGGCGCGGAACGGGCGCGGCACGCCGATCTGCTCGACGAGGCGGTCGGTTCGTGGATCGCGCAGCGGGACCGCGACGAGGTGGTCAAGGCGTTCGAGGAGGCCGAGGCGGCGGTCGCGCCGATCTACACGGCGGCGGACGTGATGAGCGACCCGCAGTTCGCGGCGCTCGGCACCATCGCGACGGTCGACGACGACGAGCTCGGGCCGGTGAAGATGCAGAACGTGTTGTTCCGGCTGTCCGAGACGCCGGGGCGGATCACCTCGGCAGGCGCCCCGCTCGGCGCGCACACCGAGGAGGTCCTGGGCCGGTACGGGGTGGATGTGGCCGCGCTGCGGGAAAAGGGCGTCGTGAAGTGA
- a CDS encoding HpcH/HpaI aldolase/citrate lyase family protein, with protein sequence MIPRSWLYVPGDRPDRIGKALAGPADAVILDLEDAVSAAAKDFARRTVLETLASAPAFVRINAPGTSAGEADIRALASVDGVAGVRVPKAEDPGELRRVADALGVPVYPVLESALGVENALGLATAHPLVAGISLGEADLMADLRVRDSGALAWPRSRVVVAARAAGLPSPVQSVWTAVRDLDGLRASTAAGRDAGFFGRSVIHPAQIPVVHEVCAPDPAETAWAREVLAAEESAWIDHNGQFVDAAIVARARWVLEIADQYVKEGKGS encoded by the coding sequence GTGATCCCCCGCAGCTGGCTGTACGTGCCGGGCGACCGGCCGGACCGCATCGGCAAGGCACTGGCCGGGCCCGCGGACGCGGTGATCCTCGACCTGGAGGACGCGGTTTCCGCCGCCGCCAAGGACTTCGCGCGGCGGACCGTGCTGGAGACGCTCGCGTCCGCGCCGGCTTTCGTGCGGATCAACGCGCCCGGGACCTCCGCCGGTGAGGCGGACATCCGCGCGCTGGCTTCCGTCGACGGTGTGGCCGGTGTGCGCGTGCCGAAGGCGGAGGATCCGGGCGAGCTGCGCCGGGTCGCCGACGCGCTCGGAGTGCCGGTGTACCCCGTGCTGGAGTCGGCGCTGGGGGTGGAGAACGCATTAGGGCTGGCGACCGCGCACCCGCTGGTGGCGGGGATTTCCCTCGGGGAGGCCGATTTGATGGCGGACCTGCGGGTGCGGGATTCCGGCGCGCTGGCGTGGCCCCGTTCGCGGGTCGTGGTGGCGGCGCGGGCGGCCGGGTTGCCGAGCCCCGTGCAGAGCGTGTGGACGGCGGTGCGTGACCTGGACGGTCTGCGTGCCTCGACGGCCGCGGGGCGGGACGCCGGGTTCTTCGGCCGGTCGGTGATCCACCCCGCGCAGATCCCGGTGGTGCACGAGGTGTGCGCCCCCGACCCGGCCGAAACGGCGTGGGCCCGCGAGGTGCTCGCCGCGGAGGAGTCGGCCTGGATCGACCACAACGGACAGTTCGTGGACGCCGCGATCGTGGCGCGCGCCCGGTGGGTGCTCGAGATCGCGGACCAGTACGTGAAGGAAGGCAAGGGTTCATGA
- a CDS encoding cyclase family protein, with protein MTQDALLAAVSGGVRLIELGQPFFTGMPTSPNHPGFRMTLIRRHGDMQRADGGSAANEIIVTGGHVGTHIDALSHVSHCGKLHGDVDAAEAQQGGVFKTHGAENLPGLLRRAVLLDVAAVHGVPVLEPGYGVTAEDLEAAAKLAGAEPGPGDVALIRTGWARNFSDPVAYMGKESGVPGADVSAASWLTARGIVATGADTTAYEQIPAGAGHAVLPVHRVLLVESGIFIMEHLNLEAIAESGVREFVFMLAPLRIVGGTGSPIRPLAAVAA; from the coding sequence ATGACACAGGATGCGTTGCTGGCGGCGGTGTCCGGCGGGGTGCGGTTGATCGAGCTGGGTCAGCCGTTCTTCACCGGCATGCCGACCTCGCCGAACCATCCCGGGTTCCGGATGACGTTGATCCGCAGGCACGGGGACATGCAGCGGGCGGACGGCGGTTCGGCGGCGAACGAGATCATCGTGACCGGCGGGCACGTCGGCACGCACATCGACGCGTTGTCGCACGTGAGTCATTGCGGCAAGCTGCACGGGGACGTGGACGCGGCGGAGGCCCAGCAGGGTGGCGTGTTCAAGACCCACGGCGCGGAAAACCTGCCCGGCCTGCTGCGGCGCGCGGTGCTGCTGGACGTGGCGGCGGTGCACGGGGTGCCGGTGCTGGAGCCGGGCTACGGCGTGACGGCGGAGGACCTGGAGGCGGCGGCGAAGCTGGCCGGCGCCGAGCCGGGCCCCGGTGACGTGGCGTTGATCCGGACGGGCTGGGCGCGGAACTTCTCGGACCCGGTGGCGTACATGGGCAAGGAGTCGGGCGTGCCGGGCGCGGACGTGTCGGCCGCTTCGTGGCTGACCGCGCGGGGGATCGTCGCGACCGGCGCGGACACGACGGCGTACGAGCAGATCCCAGCCGGCGCGGGGCACGCGGTGCTGCCGGTGCACCGGGTGCTGCTGGTCGAGTCGGGGATCTTCATCATGGAGCACCTGAACCTGGAGGCGATCGCCGAGTCGGGCGTGCGGGAGTTCGTCTTCATGCTCGCGCCGTTGCGCATCGTCGGCGGGACGGGCTCGCCGATCCGCCCCCTCGCGGCGGTGGCGGCATGA